Proteins found in one Pelobates fuscus isolate aPelFus1 chromosome 10, aPelFus1.pri, whole genome shotgun sequence genomic segment:
- the LOC134574643 gene encoding olfactory receptor 5P52-like, producing MLLGAMAYDRYVAICHPLHYFTLMSTQRCGLLISMAWTIGFTDPLAHVFFISKLSYCASKYIDHFFCDVIPLLKISCSDTSIIEMLTYVEGTVLIVPDFLLILISYIFIISTILKIKSADGRRKAFSTCTSHLTCVIIFYGTISCLYMRPTSSYSPKQDKFFALLFVILVPLLNPLIYSLKNQEVKIALRKVKNMLVG from the coding sequence ATGCTGCTTGGTGCCATGGCCTATGATCGATATGTGGCAATTTGTCACCCTCTTCATTACTTTACTCTCATGAGTACACAACGTTGTGGTCTACTGATAAGCATGGCATGGACTATTGGTTTTACAGATCCTTTGGCACACGTGTTTTTCATATCTAAGTTGTCTTACTGTGCATCCAAATATATTGACCATTTCTTCTGTGATGTCATACCATTGTTAAAAATCTCCTGCAGTGACACATCCATTATTGAAATGTTAACGTATGTTGAAGGAACAGTACTTATTGTTCCAGATTTTTTGCTTATTTTAATATCTTATATATTCATTATATCCaccattctaaaaataaaatctgcAGATGGGCGACGTAAagctttttccacctgcacttctCATCTAACCTGTGTGATTATATTCTATGGGACAATTTCATGTTTATATATGAGGCCTACATCGAGCTACTCTCCAAAACAGGACAAGTTTTTTGCTCTTCTATTTGTCATATTGGTCCCTTTGTTGAATCCCCTTATTTATAGCCTAAAAAACCAAGAAGTAAAAATTGCTTTAAGAAAAGTTAAGAATATGCTGGTAGGTTaa